One segment of Clarias gariepinus isolate MV-2021 ecotype Netherlands chromosome 6, CGAR_prim_01v2, whole genome shotgun sequence DNA contains the following:
- the als2b gene encoding alsin isoform X1: MDKLKSLGEEKRSQERGVLHTWRGYSYSVTPEKLLLSRPVLQAALGAKHGVLLLEGGQVYSFGELPWKQNLSSLKTTDPILEAGLSEKRVVSVAAGTSHNGAVTEDGAVHMWGDNAHGQCGLSGLSVVPNPTPVGVMESETAPSRPVRILELACGEQHTLALSVAHEVWSWGFGCQLGLHTASFPVWKPLKVEHLAGRHVLQVACGASHSLALVRCPSPPHDPRRPPEDKCGQCNQSLYTMTDKEDHVIISDNHYCPLGVELDEDDNKSALEHGLVQGTPSSRGKMKISPSEPVLTTRTQTLRSAFSSTSSPESRDEVQIAGEALVQSSLKNLERAQDPMTNGDVFEAATEPSTHETENTKTAQGFPGTGPKSSQYPDEQALKDYLKRLSDQTLAEQAAKTPSTAPCAQILPEPAGVFTSDPPTPVAQSVTPMGSALNNLVVSYASAVGERVASTYEALSLRKVISYWGPGEERVRQEEHKQGKKSSSLSDIREEEAEGLSRRLSLPGLLSQGTCALHILYHHMLSPRLLRRVNRPRDRAVALAPAGVAESDARLPSLQTEVWSWGHGQEGQLGHGDVLPRLQPLCIKSLSGKEVVKVAAGALHSLALTAQSQVYSWGSNSFGQLGHMESPSTIPRPAKLSEGIRVWDVAAGQHHTLLLADGDCLQPILYYSGQQVKESSDETAQEESGGYTQQPVLLPFCMNLGYVSSVSAGGQVCAAIADRSVVGLIASLHELAAAERKFYCKLTSIKTLLLQPLLNLDSLSSALGPPCTGLLQNLIGRFSRLSQLTGQNSAAMTCFLRRSRDLRGLVLVDNAHLFLDTYSEFCAAVGNMLVMGGFQALVKPCQDVFGKGVETVQKLSECTEDGAMPADVLAHLFYLPVRHLHEYSHLLLKLASCYDPVHAPQFCADHQKLQEACSKYESLALHLKRKRKEAEYTLHFWKSFPGKMTDSLRKPSRRLVCESGNKALTLQNAGRFSVNWFILFNDALVHAQFSTHHVFPLATLWVEPMSDENAGLYGLKLTSPEESFTLLASSPSEKAKWLRAINQAVEQALSGAGLHTAPPTSGAGLRADPPISRTASYTFYKDSRVKDAVYEGRWVAGKPHGRGVIKWPDGRMYTGMFKNGLEDGFGDYIVPNKNLNKNDHYQGQWKDGRMHGFGIFRYATGEVYEGSFQDNMRHGHGMLRSGKLNSTSPSVFIGQWLNDKKTGYGVFDDITRGEKYMGLWQDDQKQGNGVIVTQFGLYYEGAFRDNKMMGTGVLLSEDDTTFEGDFSEDWTLNGKGTLTMPNGDYIEGSISGVWGTGLKISGSYYKPNLYDTDKDKSRALKLGQFSVHPEDKWKAVFGECWSRLGCDTPGQGETRAAWDNIAIALTTNRRQHRDSPELLSRSHNKTLESLEFIPQHDGPVTLEKYETIRRYLIKACDTPLHPLGRLVETLVAVYRMTYVGVGANRRLLQQAVNEIKSYLSRIFQIVRFLFPDLPEEGGLLVEAPNEKKESKSTSSELESPKPGRVVSSSALLLPVLLPRLYPPLFTLYALDKEKEDDVYWDCVLRLNKQPDLALLAFLGVQQKFWPVTVTAHGEKQQVLPGTKDACFASAVETLQQISTTFTPSDKLQVIQLTFEEITQEVLALLKQDFLWSMDDLFPVFLYVVLRARIRNLGSEVSLIEDLMDPCVQHGEHGIMFTTLKACYYQIQHEKIT, encoded by the exons ATGGATAAGCTGAAGAG tttgggTGAGGAGAAACGCTCTCAGGAGCGAGGAGTTCTGCACACATGGAGAGGTTACTCCTACAGCGTCACTCCAGAGAAACTGCTCCTTTCTCGGCCCGTGCTTCAGGCTGCCCTCGGGGCTAAACACGGAGTTCTGCTGTTGGAGG GTGGGCAGGTGTACAGTTTTGGAGAATTACCATGGAAACAGAACCTGTCGTCTTTGAAAACGACAGACCCCATTCTGGAGGCGGGGCTCAGCGAGAAGCGCGTGGTTTCCGTGGCAGCGGGGACCTCCCACAATGGGGCGGTGACGGAGGACGGAGCCGTGCACATGTGGGGGGACAACGCGCACGGTCAGTGCGGTCTGTCAGGACTCTCGGTCGTCCCCAATCCTACGCCTGTGGGCGTGATGGAGAGTGAGACCGCGCCCTCGAGACCGGTAAGGATTTTGGAGTTGGCGTGCGGTGAGCAGCACACGCTGGCACTTTCGGTTGCGCACGAAGTGTGGTCATGGGGCTTTGGCTGCCAGTTGGGGTTGCACACCGCGTCTTTTCCTGTCTGGAAGCCGCTGAAGGTCGAGCACCTAGCCGGGAGGCATGTACTCCAGGTGGCGTGTGGAGCCTCACACAGTCTCGCGCTTGTGCGTTGCCCGTCCCCTCCTCATGACCCACGCAGACCTCCCGAGGACAAATGCGGCCAGTGCAATCAATCACTTTACACCATGACCGACAAGGAGGATCATGTCATCATCTCAGACAACCACTACTGCCCCCTGGGGGTGGAACTCGATGAAGACGACAACAAATCTGCTTTGGAACATGGCCTAGTTCAGGGTACTCCTAGTTCGAGGGGCAAGATGAAAATTTCCCCATCTGAGCCGGTTTTAACGACACGCACCCAGACCCTGAGGTCCGCCTTTTCGTCCACGTCGAGCCCTGAATCGCGGGATGAGGTTCAAATTGCAGGAGAAGCGCTTGTTCAGTCAAGTTTAAAAAACCTGGAGCGAGCTCAAGATCCGATGACTAACGGTGATGTGTTTGAAGCAGCCACAGAGCCAAGCACTCATGAGACGGAGAACACAAAGACCGCTCAAGGGTTTCCCGGGACAGGCCCCAAATCCTCTCAGTACCCAGACGAGCAGGCGCTCAAAGATTACCTGAAGAGGCTTTCGGATCAGACTCTGGCTGAGCAAGCGGCTAAGACGCCGAGTACAGCTCCGTGTGCACAG ATTCTCCCTGAGCCTGCTGGTGTTTTCACCTCGGACCCCCCAACCCCCGTGGCACAGTCGGTCACCCCGATGGGCTCCGCCCTGAACAACCTGGTGGTCTCGTACGCGTCGGCTGTAGGGGAACGAGTCGCGTCCACGTACGAGGCCCTCTCTCTGAGGAAAGTCATCAGCTACTGG ggtCCAGGTGAAGAGAGGGTGCGTCAGGAGGAGCACAAACAAGGCAAGAAGAGCTCGAGTCTCAGCGACATCCGCGAGGAGGAGGCCGAGGGTCTGAGTCGACGCCTCTCGCTCCCCGGCCTGCTCTCACAGGGTACATGCGCTCTCCATATCTTATACCACCACATGC TGTCCCCACGTCTCTTACGGAGGGTGAATCGCCCGCGTGACCGTGCCGTTGCCCTCGCCCCGGCTGGCGTGGCCGAATCAGACGCCCGCTTGCCCTCTCTGCAGACGGAGGTGTGGAGCTGGGGACACGGTCAAGAAGGACAACTCGGACACGGAGATGTCCTGCCCAG ACTGCAGCCGTTGTGTATTAAGAGCCTGAGTGGTAAAGAGGTAGTGAAAGTGGCTGCAGGTGCTCTTCACTCACTCGCCCTGACGGCGCagtcacag GTGTACTCCTGGGGCAGTAACAGTTTTGGTCAACTGGGGCACATGGAATCCCCCAGCACCATCCCTCGTCCAGCCAAG CTGTCGGAGGGGATTCGTGTATGGGACGTGGCAGCAGGGCAGCATCACACCCTCCTACTGGCTGACGGAGATTGCCTTCAACCAATTCTCTACTACAGCGGTCAGCAGGTGAAGGAGAGCTCTGATGAGACGGCCCAGGAGGAGAGCGGAGGTTACACACAGCAACCTGTACTCCTGCCCTTCTGCATGAAC ctGGGCTACGTGAGCAGCGTGAGCGCAGGTGGACAGGTGTGTGCAGCGATAGCCGACCGCAGCGTTGTGGGTTTAATCGCCAGCCTGCACGAGCTGGCAGCGGCCGAGAGAAAGTTCTACTGCAAACTGACCAGCATTAAGACCCTGCTGCTGCAGCCGCTGCTTAACCTGG attctTTAAGCTCTGCGCTGGGACCCCCGTGCACGGGGCTCCTCCAGAATCTGATTGGCCGATTTAGCCGCCTGTCACAGCTGACGGGTCAGAACTCCGCGGCCATGACCTGCTTCCTGCGTCGCTCGCGTGATCTCAGAGGCCTGGTGCTAGTTGACAACGCACATCTGTTCCTGGACACATATTCTGa GTTCTGCGCTGCAGTGGGAAACATGCTGGTCATGGGCGGCTTTCAGGCACTCGTTAAACCTTGCCA GGATGTGTTCGGAAAAGGTGTGGAGACGGTGCAAAAACTGTCCGAGTGTACAGAAGATGGCGCGATGCCGGCCGACGTTCTGGCTCATCTCTTTTACCTTCCCGTCCGTCATCTGCACGAGTACAGCCACCTGCTGCTCAAACTTGCCTCCTGCTACGATCCGGTACAT GCCCCTCAGTTCTGTGCGGACCATCAGAAGCTGCAGGAGGCCTGCTCCAAGTACGAGTCTCTGGCTCTTCATCTtaagaggaagaggaaggaaGCGGAATATACGCTGCACTTCTGGAAGAGCTTTCCAGGAAAGATGACG GACTCTCTGCGGAAACCGTCTCGCCGCTTGGTGTGTGAGAGCGGCAACAAAGCCCTGACCCTGCAGAACGCCGGGCGCTTCTCGGTCAACTGGTTCATCCTTTTCAACGACGCTCTCGTCCACGCTCAG TTCTCCACTCATCACGTCTTCCCGTTGGCGACGCTCTGGGTGGAGCCGATGTCAGACGAGAACGCTGGCCT GTACGGGTTAAAGTTGACCTCACCTGAGGAGAGCTTCACGCTGCTGGCGTCCTCGCCATCTGAAAAG GCAAAGTGGTTGCGTGCTATTAACCAGGCTGTGGAGCAGGCACTGAGTGGGGCGGGGTTACACACAGCCCCTCCTACATCCGGGGCGGGGTTGAGAGCAGACCCGCCCATTTCCCGAACCGCCTCCTACACCTTCTATAAGGACAGCAGGGTGAAAGACGCGGTCTACGAGGGACGCTGGGTGGCAGGGAAGCCTCACGGGAG GGGCGTAATAAAATGGCCAGATGGAAGGATGTACACCGGGATGTTTAAGAACGGACTCGAGGACGG atttggCGACTATATTGTTCCTAACAAGAACCTTAACAAGAATGATCATTACCAGGGCCAATGGAAAGACGGCAGGATGCACGGATTTGGGATTTTCAG aTACGCCACAGGAGAAGTGTATGAGGGCTCGTTTCAGGATAACATGCGTCACGGCCATGGCATGCTGCGAAGCGGCAAGCTCAACTCCACGTCCCCGAGCGTCTTCATCGGCCAGTGGCTGAACGACAAGAAAACTGGCTACGGCGTGTTCGATGACATCACAAG AGGAGAGAAGTACATGGGTTTATGGCAGGATGATCAGAAGCAGGGCAACGGCGTCATCGTCACACAGTTTGGTCTTTACTACGAGGGAGCTTTCAGGGACAATAAAATGATG GGGACCGGCGTTTTACTTTCAGAAGACGACACCACGTTCGAGGGGGATTTCTCAGAAGATTGGACTCTAAATGGAAAG GGCACTCTGACGATGCCAAATGGCGACTACATCGAGGGTTCCATCAGCGGAGTTTGGGGAACCGGTCTGAAGATTTCAGGGTCCTACTACAAACCCAACCTGTACGACACGGACAAGGATAAGAGTCGTGCGCT TAAACTGGGTCAGTTCTCAGTACACCCCGAGGACAAGTGGAAGGCGGTGTTCGGGGAGTGCTGGAGCCGGCTGGGGTGTGACACACCGGGACAGGGAGAGACCAGAGCGGCCTGGGACAACATCGCTATAGCGCTGACCACGAACAGAAGACAACACAGAGACAG tccTGAGCTGCTGAGTCGTTCCCATAATAAAACCCTGGAGAGCCTGGAGTTCATCCCTCAGCACGACGGACCTGTCACGCTGGAGAAGTACGAGACCATCCGCCGCTATCTCATTAAG GCGTGTGACACACCCCTGCACCCGCTGGGCCGGCTTGTAGAGACGTTGGTAGCCGTGTACCGCATGACGTACGTGGGCGTCGGAGCGAACCGCAGGCTGCTGCAGCAAGCCGTCAACGAGATCAAATCCTACCTCAGCCGCATCTTTCAGATCGTCAG gttCCTGTTTCCTGATCTTCCGGAGGAAGGCGGGTTGCTGGTCGAGGCTCCAAACGAAAAGAAGGAATCGAAGTCGACCAGCAGTGAGCTCGAGTCTCCGAAACCAGG GCGTGTGGTCAGCAGCTCCGCCTTGCTCCTGCCCGTCTTGCTCCCGCGTCTCTACCCGCCTCTTTTCACACTCTACGCTCTGGACAAGGAGAAAGAGGACGACGTGTACTGGGACTGTGTGCTGCGTCTTAACAAGCAGCCCGACCTCGCTCTTCTCGCCTTTCTCGGAGTGCAACA GAAATTCTGGCCCGTGACTGTCACAGCACATGGAGAAAAGCAACAG GTCCTGCCCGGCACTAAAGACGCCTGTTTTGCTTCAGCTGTTGAGACACTGCAACAAATCAG
- the als2b gene encoding alsin isoform X2 has translation MDKLKSLGEEKRSQERGVLHTWRGYSYSVTPEKLLLSRPVLQAALGAKHGVLLLEGGQVYSFGELPWKQNLSSLKTTDPILEAGLSEKRVVSVAAGTSHNGAVTEDGAVHMWGDNAHGQCGLSGLSVVPNPTPVGVMESETAPSRPVRILELACGEQHTLALSVAHEVWSWGFGCQLGLHTASFPVWKPLKVEHLAGRHVLQVACGASHSLALVRCPSPPHDPRRPPEDKCGQCNQSLYTMTDKEDHVIISDNHYCPLGVELDEDDNKSALEHGLVQGTPSSRGKMKISPSEPVLTTRTQTLRSAFSSTSSPESRDEVQIAGEALVQSSLKNLERAQDPMTNGDVFEAATEPSTHETENTKTAQGFPGTGPKSSQYPDEQALKDYLKRLSDQTLAEQAAKTPSTAPCAQILPEPAGVFTSDPPTPVAQSVTPMGSALNNLVVSYASAVGERVASTYEALSLRKVISYWGPGEERVRQEEHKQGKKSSSLSDIREEEAEGLSRRLSLPGLLSQGTCALHILYHHMLSPRLLRRVNRPRDRAVALAPAGVAESDARLPSLQTEVWSWGHGQEGQLGHGDVLPRLQPLCIKSLSGKEVVKVAAGALHSLALTAQSQVYSWGSNSFGQLGHMESPSTIPRPAKLSEGIRVWDVAAGQHHTLLLADGDCLQPILYYSGQQVKESSDETAQEESGGYTQQPVLLPFCMNLGYVSSVSAGGQVCAAIADRSVVGLIASLHELAAAERKFYCKLTSIKTLLLQPLLNLDSLSSALGPPCTGLLQNLIGRFSRLSQLTGQNSAAMTCFLRRSRDLRGLVLVDNAHLFLDTYSEFCAAVGNMLVMGGFQALVKPCQDVFGKGVETVQKLSECTEDGAMPADVLAHLFYLPVRHLHEYSHLLLKLASCYDPAPQFCADHQKLQEACSKYESLALHLKRKRKEAEYTLHFWKSFPGKMTDSLRKPSRRLVCESGNKALTLQNAGRFSVNWFILFNDALVHAQFSTHHVFPLATLWVEPMSDENAGLYGLKLTSPEESFTLLASSPSEKAKWLRAINQAVEQALSGAGLHTAPPTSGAGLRADPPISRTASYTFYKDSRVKDAVYEGRWVAGKPHGRGVIKWPDGRMYTGMFKNGLEDGFGDYIVPNKNLNKNDHYQGQWKDGRMHGFGIFRYATGEVYEGSFQDNMRHGHGMLRSGKLNSTSPSVFIGQWLNDKKTGYGVFDDITRGEKYMGLWQDDQKQGNGVIVTQFGLYYEGAFRDNKMMGTGVLLSEDDTTFEGDFSEDWTLNGKGTLTMPNGDYIEGSISGVWGTGLKISGSYYKPNLYDTDKDKSRALKLGQFSVHPEDKWKAVFGECWSRLGCDTPGQGETRAAWDNIAIALTTNRRQHRDSPELLSRSHNKTLESLEFIPQHDGPVTLEKYETIRRYLIKACDTPLHPLGRLVETLVAVYRMTYVGVGANRRLLQQAVNEIKSYLSRIFQIVRFLFPDLPEEGGLLVEAPNEKKESKSTSSELESPKPGRVVSSSALLLPVLLPRLYPPLFTLYALDKEKEDDVYWDCVLRLNKQPDLALLAFLGVQQKFWPVTVTAHGEKQQVLPGTKDACFASAVETLQQISTTFTPSDKLQVIQLTFEEITQEVLALLKQDFLWSMDDLFPVFLYVVLRARIRNLGSEVSLIEDLMDPCVQHGEHGIMFTTLKACYYQIQHEKIT, from the exons ATGGATAAGCTGAAGAG tttgggTGAGGAGAAACGCTCTCAGGAGCGAGGAGTTCTGCACACATGGAGAGGTTACTCCTACAGCGTCACTCCAGAGAAACTGCTCCTTTCTCGGCCCGTGCTTCAGGCTGCCCTCGGGGCTAAACACGGAGTTCTGCTGTTGGAGG GTGGGCAGGTGTACAGTTTTGGAGAATTACCATGGAAACAGAACCTGTCGTCTTTGAAAACGACAGACCCCATTCTGGAGGCGGGGCTCAGCGAGAAGCGCGTGGTTTCCGTGGCAGCGGGGACCTCCCACAATGGGGCGGTGACGGAGGACGGAGCCGTGCACATGTGGGGGGACAACGCGCACGGTCAGTGCGGTCTGTCAGGACTCTCGGTCGTCCCCAATCCTACGCCTGTGGGCGTGATGGAGAGTGAGACCGCGCCCTCGAGACCGGTAAGGATTTTGGAGTTGGCGTGCGGTGAGCAGCACACGCTGGCACTTTCGGTTGCGCACGAAGTGTGGTCATGGGGCTTTGGCTGCCAGTTGGGGTTGCACACCGCGTCTTTTCCTGTCTGGAAGCCGCTGAAGGTCGAGCACCTAGCCGGGAGGCATGTACTCCAGGTGGCGTGTGGAGCCTCACACAGTCTCGCGCTTGTGCGTTGCCCGTCCCCTCCTCATGACCCACGCAGACCTCCCGAGGACAAATGCGGCCAGTGCAATCAATCACTTTACACCATGACCGACAAGGAGGATCATGTCATCATCTCAGACAACCACTACTGCCCCCTGGGGGTGGAACTCGATGAAGACGACAACAAATCTGCTTTGGAACATGGCCTAGTTCAGGGTACTCCTAGTTCGAGGGGCAAGATGAAAATTTCCCCATCTGAGCCGGTTTTAACGACACGCACCCAGACCCTGAGGTCCGCCTTTTCGTCCACGTCGAGCCCTGAATCGCGGGATGAGGTTCAAATTGCAGGAGAAGCGCTTGTTCAGTCAAGTTTAAAAAACCTGGAGCGAGCTCAAGATCCGATGACTAACGGTGATGTGTTTGAAGCAGCCACAGAGCCAAGCACTCATGAGACGGAGAACACAAAGACCGCTCAAGGGTTTCCCGGGACAGGCCCCAAATCCTCTCAGTACCCAGACGAGCAGGCGCTCAAAGATTACCTGAAGAGGCTTTCGGATCAGACTCTGGCTGAGCAAGCGGCTAAGACGCCGAGTACAGCTCCGTGTGCACAG ATTCTCCCTGAGCCTGCTGGTGTTTTCACCTCGGACCCCCCAACCCCCGTGGCACAGTCGGTCACCCCGATGGGCTCCGCCCTGAACAACCTGGTGGTCTCGTACGCGTCGGCTGTAGGGGAACGAGTCGCGTCCACGTACGAGGCCCTCTCTCTGAGGAAAGTCATCAGCTACTGG ggtCCAGGTGAAGAGAGGGTGCGTCAGGAGGAGCACAAACAAGGCAAGAAGAGCTCGAGTCTCAGCGACATCCGCGAGGAGGAGGCCGAGGGTCTGAGTCGACGCCTCTCGCTCCCCGGCCTGCTCTCACAGGGTACATGCGCTCTCCATATCTTATACCACCACATGC TGTCCCCACGTCTCTTACGGAGGGTGAATCGCCCGCGTGACCGTGCCGTTGCCCTCGCCCCGGCTGGCGTGGCCGAATCAGACGCCCGCTTGCCCTCTCTGCAGACGGAGGTGTGGAGCTGGGGACACGGTCAAGAAGGACAACTCGGACACGGAGATGTCCTGCCCAG ACTGCAGCCGTTGTGTATTAAGAGCCTGAGTGGTAAAGAGGTAGTGAAAGTGGCTGCAGGTGCTCTTCACTCACTCGCCCTGACGGCGCagtcacag GTGTACTCCTGGGGCAGTAACAGTTTTGGTCAACTGGGGCACATGGAATCCCCCAGCACCATCCCTCGTCCAGCCAAG CTGTCGGAGGGGATTCGTGTATGGGACGTGGCAGCAGGGCAGCATCACACCCTCCTACTGGCTGACGGAGATTGCCTTCAACCAATTCTCTACTACAGCGGTCAGCAGGTGAAGGAGAGCTCTGATGAGACGGCCCAGGAGGAGAGCGGAGGTTACACACAGCAACCTGTACTCCTGCCCTTCTGCATGAAC ctGGGCTACGTGAGCAGCGTGAGCGCAGGTGGACAGGTGTGTGCAGCGATAGCCGACCGCAGCGTTGTGGGTTTAATCGCCAGCCTGCACGAGCTGGCAGCGGCCGAGAGAAAGTTCTACTGCAAACTGACCAGCATTAAGACCCTGCTGCTGCAGCCGCTGCTTAACCTGG attctTTAAGCTCTGCGCTGGGACCCCCGTGCACGGGGCTCCTCCAGAATCTGATTGGCCGATTTAGCCGCCTGTCACAGCTGACGGGTCAGAACTCCGCGGCCATGACCTGCTTCCTGCGTCGCTCGCGTGATCTCAGAGGCCTGGTGCTAGTTGACAACGCACATCTGTTCCTGGACACATATTCTGa GTTCTGCGCTGCAGTGGGAAACATGCTGGTCATGGGCGGCTTTCAGGCACTCGTTAAACCTTGCCA GGATGTGTTCGGAAAAGGTGTGGAGACGGTGCAAAAACTGTCCGAGTGTACAGAAGATGGCGCGATGCCGGCCGACGTTCTGGCTCATCTCTTTTACCTTCCCGTCCGTCATCTGCACGAGTACAGCCACCTGCTGCTCAAACTTGCCTCCTGCTACGATCCG GCCCCTCAGTTCTGTGCGGACCATCAGAAGCTGCAGGAGGCCTGCTCCAAGTACGAGTCTCTGGCTCTTCATCTtaagaggaagaggaaggaaGCGGAATATACGCTGCACTTCTGGAAGAGCTTTCCAGGAAAGATGACG GACTCTCTGCGGAAACCGTCTCGCCGCTTGGTGTGTGAGAGCGGCAACAAAGCCCTGACCCTGCAGAACGCCGGGCGCTTCTCGGTCAACTGGTTCATCCTTTTCAACGACGCTCTCGTCCACGCTCAG TTCTCCACTCATCACGTCTTCCCGTTGGCGACGCTCTGGGTGGAGCCGATGTCAGACGAGAACGCTGGCCT GTACGGGTTAAAGTTGACCTCACCTGAGGAGAGCTTCACGCTGCTGGCGTCCTCGCCATCTGAAAAG GCAAAGTGGTTGCGTGCTATTAACCAGGCTGTGGAGCAGGCACTGAGTGGGGCGGGGTTACACACAGCCCCTCCTACATCCGGGGCGGGGTTGAGAGCAGACCCGCCCATTTCCCGAACCGCCTCCTACACCTTCTATAAGGACAGCAGGGTGAAAGACGCGGTCTACGAGGGACGCTGGGTGGCAGGGAAGCCTCACGGGAG GGGCGTAATAAAATGGCCAGATGGAAGGATGTACACCGGGATGTTTAAGAACGGACTCGAGGACGG atttggCGACTATATTGTTCCTAACAAGAACCTTAACAAGAATGATCATTACCAGGGCCAATGGAAAGACGGCAGGATGCACGGATTTGGGATTTTCAG aTACGCCACAGGAGAAGTGTATGAGGGCTCGTTTCAGGATAACATGCGTCACGGCCATGGCATGCTGCGAAGCGGCAAGCTCAACTCCACGTCCCCGAGCGTCTTCATCGGCCAGTGGCTGAACGACAAGAAAACTGGCTACGGCGTGTTCGATGACATCACAAG AGGAGAGAAGTACATGGGTTTATGGCAGGATGATCAGAAGCAGGGCAACGGCGTCATCGTCACACAGTTTGGTCTTTACTACGAGGGAGCTTTCAGGGACAATAAAATGATG GGGACCGGCGTTTTACTTTCAGAAGACGACACCACGTTCGAGGGGGATTTCTCAGAAGATTGGACTCTAAATGGAAAG GGCACTCTGACGATGCCAAATGGCGACTACATCGAGGGTTCCATCAGCGGAGTTTGGGGAACCGGTCTGAAGATTTCAGGGTCCTACTACAAACCCAACCTGTACGACACGGACAAGGATAAGAGTCGTGCGCT TAAACTGGGTCAGTTCTCAGTACACCCCGAGGACAAGTGGAAGGCGGTGTTCGGGGAGTGCTGGAGCCGGCTGGGGTGTGACACACCGGGACAGGGAGAGACCAGAGCGGCCTGGGACAACATCGCTATAGCGCTGACCACGAACAGAAGACAACACAGAGACAG tccTGAGCTGCTGAGTCGTTCCCATAATAAAACCCTGGAGAGCCTGGAGTTCATCCCTCAGCACGACGGACCTGTCACGCTGGAGAAGTACGAGACCATCCGCCGCTATCTCATTAAG GCGTGTGACACACCCCTGCACCCGCTGGGCCGGCTTGTAGAGACGTTGGTAGCCGTGTACCGCATGACGTACGTGGGCGTCGGAGCGAACCGCAGGCTGCTGCAGCAAGCCGTCAACGAGATCAAATCCTACCTCAGCCGCATCTTTCAGATCGTCAG gttCCTGTTTCCTGATCTTCCGGAGGAAGGCGGGTTGCTGGTCGAGGCTCCAAACGAAAAGAAGGAATCGAAGTCGACCAGCAGTGAGCTCGAGTCTCCGAAACCAGG GCGTGTGGTCAGCAGCTCCGCCTTGCTCCTGCCCGTCTTGCTCCCGCGTCTCTACCCGCCTCTTTTCACACTCTACGCTCTGGACAAGGAGAAAGAGGACGACGTGTACTGGGACTGTGTGCTGCGTCTTAACAAGCAGCCCGACCTCGCTCTTCTCGCCTTTCTCGGAGTGCAACA GAAATTCTGGCCCGTGACTGTCACAGCACATGGAGAAAAGCAACAG GTCCTGCCCGGCACTAAAGACGCCTGTTTTGCTTCAGCTGTTGAGACACTGCAACAAATCAG